One genomic segment of Stenotrophomonas sp. 704A1 includes these proteins:
- the dbpA gene encoding ATP-dependent RNA helicase DbpA, giving the protein MTDFSTLPLSPALQPGLDALGYTTLTPIQAQSLPAILDGRDVIAQAPTGSGKTAAFGLGLLQSIDPSLIRVQALVLCPTRELADQVAKQIRKLATGIPNLKLLLLVGGVPLGPQLASLEGHDPHVVVGTPGRVQELARKRALNLGAVRTLVLDEADRMLDMGFEEPIREIAGRTHRDRQSLLFSATFPDSIRAMARDLLRDALEVTVDGADQAPAIRHLFCEVEPAHRQKALAGLLLKYTPESAVVFCNTRKDVDEVANSLQQFGFSALALHGDMEQRDREEVLLRLANRSCNVLVASDVAARGLDVEELAAVINYELPTDVESYQHRVGRTGRAGASGLAISLVAGREKSRAEAIEAQRGEALDWQKTPLATSRPAELPQAAMRTLRIDGGKTDKLRAGDILGALTGDAGLSGKHIGKIAIFPTRSYVAIAREQANKAVAKLEAGKIKGRRFRVRMM; this is encoded by the coding sequence ATGACTGACTTTTCGACCCTGCCGCTGAGCCCGGCCCTGCAGCCCGGCCTGGATGCCCTCGGCTACACCACCCTCACGCCGATCCAGGCGCAGAGCCTGCCCGCCATTCTCGATGGCCGCGATGTGATCGCGCAGGCGCCCACCGGCAGCGGCAAGACCGCTGCGTTCGGCCTGGGCCTGCTGCAGAGCATCGACCCCAGCCTGATCCGCGTGCAGGCACTGGTGCTGTGCCCGACCCGCGAGCTGGCCGACCAGGTCGCCAAGCAGATCCGCAAGCTGGCCACCGGCATTCCCAACCTGAAGCTGTTGCTGCTGGTCGGCGGTGTGCCGCTGGGCCCGCAGCTGGCATCACTGGAAGGCCACGATCCGCATGTGGTGGTCGGCACGCCCGGCCGCGTGCAGGAACTGGCCCGCAAGCGCGCGCTGAACCTGGGCGCGGTGCGTACGCTGGTGCTGGATGAGGCAGACCGCATGCTCGACATGGGGTTCGAAGAACCCATCCGCGAAATCGCCGGGCGCACCCACCGCGATCGGCAGAGCCTGCTGTTCTCGGCCACCTTCCCCGACAGCATCCGCGCGATGGCCCGCGACCTGCTCCGCGATGCGCTGGAAGTGACCGTGGACGGCGCGGACCAGGCGCCGGCCATCCGCCACCTGTTCTGCGAAGTCGAACCGGCACACCGGCAGAAGGCACTGGCCGGCCTGCTGCTGAAGTACACGCCCGAATCGGCGGTGGTGTTCTGCAACACCCGCAAGGACGTGGACGAAGTGGCCAACTCCCTGCAGCAGTTCGGCTTCTCCGCACTCGCCCTGCATGGCGACATGGAACAGCGCGATCGCGAAGAGGTGCTGCTGCGCCTGGCCAACCGCAGCTGCAACGTGCTGGTTGCCAGCGACGTCGCCGCACGCGGGCTGGACGTGGAAGAGCTGGCCGCGGTGATCAACTACGAGCTGCCGACCGACGTCGAGAGCTACCAGCACCGCGTGGGGCGTACCGGCCGTGCCGGCGCCAGCGGCCTGGCGATCAGCCTGGTGGCGGGCCGCGAGAAAAGCCGCGCCGAGGCCATCGAAGCACAGCGTGGTGAAGCGCTGGACTGGCAGAAGACCCCGCTGGCGACCTCGCGCCCGGCCGAACTGCCGCAGGCGGCAATGCGCACCCTGCGCATCGATGGCGGCAAGACCGACAAGCTGCGCGCCGGTGACATCCTCGGAGCGCTGACCGGCGATGCCGGCCTGTCGGGCAAGCACATCGGCAAGATCGCGATCTTCCCGACCCGCTCCTACGTGGCGATCGCCCGCGAGCAGGCCAACAAGGCCGTGGCAAAGCTGGAGGCCGGCAAGATCAAGGGCCGTCGTTTCCGCGTGCGGATGATGTAA
- a CDS encoding YeiH family protein, with translation MNAPALSPWSLPALRQRWQPRLPGLLLVGLVAAASLYLAELPWLQAHGLSALTVAIVAGIVVGNTFYPRLAPGSTAGVGFSKHWLLRAGIVLYGLRLTFQDIGQVGVTGVLMDALVVASTFGLACWLGMRVFRMEREAAMLIGAGSAICGAAAVMAAEPVVRGRAAQVTVAVSTVVVFGTLAMFLYPALYALVQSHGWLAMDARQYGLFTGATVHEVAQVVAAGRAVNEAAADTAVITKMVRVMLLAPFLVALSLWLARGGKASADSSRPRIVVPWFAFGFVAVAGFNSLHLLPAGLQAGLVQLDTVLLAMAMAALGLTTHVSALRQAGLKPLLLALILFAWLLFGGLAIHQAVLALLG, from the coding sequence ATGAACGCCCCCGCTCTCTCCCCCTGGTCCCTGCCCGCCCTGCGCCAGCGCTGGCAGCCGCGCCTGCCCGGCCTGCTGCTGGTCGGCCTGGTGGCGGCCGCATCGCTGTACCTGGCCGAGCTGCCCTGGCTGCAGGCACATGGCCTGAGCGCGCTGACCGTGGCGATCGTTGCCGGCATCGTGGTCGGCAACACCTTCTACCCGCGGCTGGCACCGGGCAGCACGGCCGGCGTCGGCTTTTCCAAGCACTGGCTGCTGCGCGCCGGCATCGTGCTGTACGGCCTGCGCCTGACCTTCCAGGACATCGGCCAGGTCGGCGTCACCGGCGTGCTGATGGACGCGCTGGTGGTCGCCAGCACTTTTGGACTGGCCTGCTGGCTGGGCATGCGTGTGTTCCGGATGGAGCGCGAGGCCGCCATGCTGATCGGTGCCGGCAGCGCGATCTGCGGTGCGGCGGCGGTGATGGCCGCCGAACCGGTGGTGCGTGGCCGCGCGGCGCAGGTCACCGTCGCGGTCTCTACGGTGGTGGTGTTCGGCACGCTGGCGATGTTCCTGTATCCGGCGCTGTATGCACTGGTGCAGTCGCACGGCTGGCTGGCGATGGACGCGCGGCAGTACGGCCTGTTCACCGGTGCGACGGTGCATGAAGTGGCACAGGTGGTGGCGGCCGGCCGCGCGGTCAACGAAGCGGCGGCCGACACGGCGGTGATCACCAAGATGGTGCGGGTGATGCTGCTGGCACCGTTCCTGGTCGCGCTGTCACTGTGGCTGGCGCGTGGCGGCAAGGCCAGCGCTGACAGCAGCAGGCCGCGCATCGTGGTGCCGTGGTTCGCCTTCGGTTTCGTGGCGGTGGCCGGGTTCAACTCGCTGCACCTGCTGCCGGCCGGCCTGCAGGCCGGGCTGGTGCAACTGGATACGGTGCTGCTGGCGATGGCGATGGCCGCGCTGGGGCTGACCACGCACGTCTCGGCGCTGCGCCAGGCCGGGTTGAAGCCGCTGCTGCTGGCGCTGATCCTGTTCGCCTGGCTGCTGTTCGGTGGCCTGGCCATCCATCAGGCGGTGCTGGCGCTGCTGGGCTGA